In Papaver somniferum cultivar HN1 unplaced genomic scaffold, ASM357369v1 unplaced-scaffold_41, whole genome shotgun sequence, one genomic interval encodes:
- the LOC113342440 gene encoding protein ELC-like: MEALNFLYIALHRDIIASTEKANDDIDSLSSLQAELVRREEILNIELGESRYERLCLMETVRDLAFEADVLMNWLRVNDHRNSQNNIANDSIEDAFEAADEESNQILNLSSEDKAIGDLLYVLETALQQGVVPFDKYLKHVRTLSREQFFLRAKIVKLRGSDMLYQLDEP; encoded by the coding sequence ATGGAGGCACTCAACTTTCTCTATATTGCTCTTCACCGCGACATCATAGCGTCAACTGAAAAGGCGAATGATGATATTGATTCTCTGTCTAGCTTGCAGGCTGAGCTTGTTCGCCGAGAGGAGATTCTGAACATTGAGTTGGGAGAATCTAGATACGAAAGATTGTGCTTGATGGAAACGGTGCGAGATTTGGCTTTTGAAGCAGATGTACTAATGAATTGGTTGAGAGTTAACGATCATagaaattctcaaaacaatataGCCAACGATAGTATTGAAGACGCATTTGAAGCTGCTGACGAGGAGTCCAATCAAATCCTAAATCTCTCATCTGAAGACAAAGCCATTGGAGATCTGTTATATGTGCTAGAAACCGCACTGCAACAAGGAGTAGTACCCTTTGACAAGTATCTAAAGCACGTTAGAACCCTGTCAAGGGAGCAATTCTTTCTTAGAGCTAAGATAGTGAAACTAAGAGGCTCAGACATGCTTTATCAGTTAGATGAGCCTTAA
- the LOC113342441 gene encoding uncharacterized protein LOC113342441, with product MLECKPCDTPVVKESRASIHNGVLLENPAEYRTLVGSLQYLTMTRPDIAFGFNYVSQFMHAPTDIHFLLVKRILRYLKGTIGLGLTLRKGDLSSVKAYIDSDWAGCPDTRRSTSDYAVFIGSSLICWSSKKQPTVSRSSAEAEYKRLSAAASELEWLSNVFKELHTSVNLSMQVFCDNTSAICLASNPVFHARAKHIEVQYHVARDRDCVHLFFFIASSIFGDTSSAAVEDLECQHSSCIACEEELSADNNFVLFSGLAFQ from the exons atgcttgagtgtaaacctTGTGACACTCCTGTTGTTAAAGAATCTAGAGCTTCTATCCATAATGGTGTTTTGTTAGAGAATCCAGCAGAATACAGAACATTAGTTGGTAGTTTGCAGTATTTAACAATGACTAGGCCAGATATTGCTTTTGGATTTAATTATGTGTCCCAGTTCATGCATGCTCCAACTGACATTCATTTCTTGTTAGTCAAAAGAATTTTAAGATATCTAAAGGGCACTATTGGTCTTGGTCTTACTCTAAGAAAAGGTGATCTTTCTTCTGTAAAGGCTTATAttgattctgattgggctggaTGCCCTGATACAAGGAGATCAACATCTGATTATGCAGTTTTTATAGGCAGTTCTCTGATTTGTTGGTCTAGCAAGAAGCAACCAACTGTTTCTAGGTCTTCTGCTGAGGCagagtataaacgcttatctgcGGCTGCTTCTGAGTTAGAATGGCTGTCAAATGTTTTTAAGGAATTGCATACTTCAGTTAATTTGTCAATGCAGGTGTTTTGTGATAATACATCTGCAATTTGTTTAGCTTCTAATCCTGTGTTTCATGCCAGGGCCAAACACATAGAAGTTCAGTATCATGTGGCCAGAGATCGG GACTGTGTTCACCTATTTTTTTTCATTGCTTCATCAATTTTTGGAGATACTTCAagtgctgctgttgaagatcttGAGTGTCAGCATTCTTCATGTATTGCTTGTGAAGAAGAACTCTCTGCTGACAATAACTTTGTATTGTTCTCTGGTTTAGCTTTTCAGTAA